From the genome of Papaver somniferum cultivar HN1 chromosome 2, ASM357369v1, whole genome shotgun sequence, one region includes:
- the LOC113354251 gene encoding auxin-responsive protein SAUR50-like — MSACIAKCGRIRHIVQLRQLLRRWRQKAALRSYNSSSATKKIPTDVPSGHVAVAVGNSGKRYIVRASHLNHPIFKKLLVQAEEEYCFGNNHGPLAIPCDESLFEEILRFLSRSDSSNSARFFTLDDFQRHCNARLRSTTALDFWSDSRPLLKGHCDKSIW; from the coding sequence ATGTCTGCATGCATAGCAAAGTGTGGCAGGATCCGTCACATTGTTCAACTCAGGCAATTGCTAAGGAGATGGCGCCAAAAAGCAGCATTAAGAAGCTACAACTCCTCCTCAGCAACCAAGAAGATCCCAACAGATGTCCCTTCAGGGCATGTAGCCGTTGCAGTAGGAAACAGTGGCAAAAGATACATTGTACGTGCGAGTCACCTTAACCATCCAATCTTCAAGAAATTGCTAGTTCAGgctgaagaagaatattgttttGGTAATAATCATGGTCCACTAGCCATTCCATGCGATGAGTCTCTTTTCGAAGAAATTCTTCGATTTCTATCTAGATCCGATTCGAGTAACTCCGCTCGGTTTTTCACTCTTGATGATTTTCAAAGACACTGTAATGCCAGGTTGAGATCAACAACAGCTCTAGATTTTTGGTCAGATTCTAGGCCACTTCTTAAAGGTCATTGTGACAAATCGATCTGGTAA